Part of the Metarhizium brunneum chromosome 6, complete sequence genome is shown below.
TGAAGCCGGAGCTCACAGGGAAGTCGGGCAAAGGCGTGGAAAGTTGACGGAGCCATTTTGTTCACAGCTCTCAAATCAAACTCGTGATAATAATCAAGTGAAAGTTTTCGATGACAATGTTCAACAAGATACAAAGACAGAATGGAAAAGGAGAATAGGCAGAacaggacaggacaggacaggacaggCTATTTACAAGAAGCAAATCTTACACGCCCAATGCTGCTACTTTTAGTTTGGATTCTTCATAACAGAGCTAAACACAACCTCGAGCAACTAAGAAACTCATTCATCTGGCTATTGTAGCAAGTGCGTTTACAGGCGCAGCACTAGGGTCGACCATCAAGGCATCATGTACGGTGCATCTGTTTTTAATCTTTGACGGTGTCGTGCATGTATTTCTACAAAGATGAACCGTCCCAGTTCTAGTGACCCCGGCCGTGCCACACGGAGTCATCTGTTTATTCTTGAGCTATTTAAAATAGCCTTGGCCACTCGCTACCTGCCCAAGCTAATATATGCACCAGTTCTTTAGACCGAATGGActtacaaaaaaaaaactcaaaaGGCGGTTGAGTCGTAGCACAACACACATTACTTCCCGAGGGGGTGCTAATGAACCACCAcataatataagcttagtatAACCTTGGCCCCTATCCGAAAGTCTATATTGCGCCCCAGCTTCTCAAATTCTACTCCCACGAGAGACCCGCCGCATAAGGAGCGTATCTCCCAGAGGTCAAGGTGAGAGAGTTGATAAGCGTCGGGAGGGAAAGAACAGGACACAAGCAGAGAGTGAAGGAGGAGGCCAAAGACCAGAGTTGGAGGTTCGGCTCGCCGTCTCGTGATATGCTGGCGATGAGCTGCAAGGGTAGGCCACGCAAGACGATTACGTTGGTGTTAGCCATGTGTAAACCATCGCAGCGATCGAGCCATAAGCTGGACAAGCACATACTGGCAGCTGTTTAGACGCAGACGAGAACAAATTATCATTAGACTTGGTCCGCAGCTTCCATACGCCCAACGCCCCCTCCTTGACTAAGAACTCCTATTATACAATGCAAACACATTCACTTCCATTCCATCCATACGCCCATCACATCAAACGACTCCCCTGAAATGCACGCCACCCTACGACATGCTATACGGTACTATCGCTTTATCAATAATGGGGTCCCGGCGCGacatcttctccttctccgtgCCCCAGCGCGACTGGAAGTCGACCTCTGCCTCGAGTGCCTCGTCAAACGCCTTTCGACACTCGGCCGGCAACAGGTCCTTGATCTCGTCTGACACGGACACCAGCCCGTTGAACGAAGCGACAAATTCCGCTGGCATCTCGCTGTTTGGTCGGACAGAAGCGTCGTTTCGCGGCGCGCCCTCGCAGTATGTGTCCATGACGAGGAAATTCCTGGCCATTCTGAGCGGCACCGGTGGGAACTTGACGCTTCCTTTGCTGGCTGCCTCTTCGTCGGGGCTCACTTGCTCGATTCGCACACGGGTGGGCTGCATTATGGCCGGGTATTGCAGCATGTTGGTGTGAATGTCGTAGACGCCGGCATTGTTGAACTTGCGAATCGCATTGATTCCGGCGTTGAATATGCTACACCATGTCAGCAGTGTTTTCAATatagaagagaaaaaaaatccaagGGCAGTCAACTTCACATACCTAGCTTCTCGTGCATGCTCCAGCATCCAATTCTGGTCATTGACGTTgaccttgcgcttcttgtaTTCGGGCTTTCCATTGGGCACCGGCACAGACGGCACATTGGTATGATACACAGCACTGGCGCCGTGCCAGGCAACGTACTGGTTCTTGTTGTACTCGCCGGGCACAAAGTGGTCATCGGGGTCAGCAAGCTGGCCCTCAACAGCACCTTCTTCCCGCAGCTGAGCAACATTGTAATCGTCAATGATGCGCTTACCGCCAATAATGATCCTCGCGCCAAACTCCCTAAAGACTGACCGGGCCGTAACAACACCTATGGATCGGCCCTTGTAAGAATGTGGGATAATGTCTCGCTCAATCATGTCTCgcttctcgtcgtcgtcgacgataATCTTGTGCAGCTTTCGGTGCTTCGTGAAGAACAGGTAGCTGTCTCGGAAACCAACACAACGAGCAGGCTCCGTCGACAACATGTAAAGTCGATTTCCACGTCCCAGGACGGTAAAGGTACGACAGCGATAGTCGCGACCGCCTTCCAGGTTCCCCAGCTTGTCGACCTTGGTCTCGCCCTCAGGATCTTCGGGTAGCACGCACTCGTCATTAACAATCTCGGCCACGGTACCTTCGGCGTCGATGACCTGTTCGGCCTTTGGCGCCGCTGGGCCTCCCTTGCGACCACCTCGACCTCTCCACCCCCCGCGACCACGACGTCGCGGCGTATCCTCCGTCACGGTAATCATGGGGTCCCAGTCGGGCGGCTTGTTCTTTGGCGGTCGACCCAACCGCTTTCTTCGAATCACAGGCTGAGGCGGCGGACTGGgttccttggcctcgtcgccctcttcctctccttctTTCGTAGCGGCCGCTTCTTCGTGGTCCGACGCGAGCCTGGTTTCCTCTTggtcatcgtcgtcgtcgtcttgcgCAGGCGGCTCCTCGTGCTCAGAGCCTTCGTCAGCCACAGCCGCATCAACCATgggctcgtcctcggcatcggcaaAACCCTTGGGCGTGCTCTCTGCAGTGTTTAAACTACGCGTTAGTCTTAAACGAATCCTGGTTCTGGGTGCCATGATTGTGCTGGCGAGCCTCTGTGCCAGTCAAGGACACGAGATGAGAGGCCAACGCGGAGAGGGGAAGGGAAAGGGCAACAAAGGACGGCAGGCAtcaaagagagagagagagagagagagaaggcgCACAGAGCACAACGCAAGTGTAATGCGCGCGATCAATGCGCTTCCCTTGCACAAAGACAATGCCGTGTGCGGTTGTGGGTGATGCTGCTTGCGCTCGCTCCATGTagggaaaaaaagatggagaaaaggccaagagaGAAAAGTGCATACCCAGCGCTGCCGATGCCTTCCTAGCAGCTGCGCGACTAGACCGTCGCCCCATCTTGCCAATTCACAGCCCGATATCTCACAGTCTTGGTCCGCTCGTAGGTGTAGGATGGAGTACGCGCGCCAAAGAAAGGTGCCCCAAGCAGGATCAGCTGTAgaagttgatgatgagacCTGGTCTGGATACAACGACAGGTTGACGCTCTGCCCGCGATCCAAGGTCGATTTTGACACACGGCACGGTTGGGACTTGGGACGCGCCTTGTCGGATTGCGTGCCTTTGATTGGCCTCTTGATGAGCCTCACCGGAGTGTGTGGATGAAGGCGCACTGTACCAACAGCACCGTGCCGGGTGGCCCCTTCCCGGTTTGGCGGGAGACGAGGCTCTCCCGTTTTCTGCCACTCAATAATAACAGCTTCACATTTCCATGCGTCGCCATGGTTCGAGCAGTGGGAAACCAAATGTACACTAGTAGCGCATGCATGCATTCATATAGCCCACCCAGTGCAGCTGCCGTATTAATTTGCCTAGCAACTCAAAACATCGCACCGAGTAACTAGTTAGTACACAGACGGACACCCAAGCACTCTAGACCCATGCTCTCTGTTCTAACACATCAGACAAAAGCTCTCATCACTCCCCCTGTCCAATAAACTGTAGTACAGTTATatagaagaaaaaaaaaataactcGAAACTCCGTTTGCCTTTCCAGAATTCCATCATTCATCTATGAAGCCGTGTATCCCTTCTCCCTCGTTACAAAGTATCCCAACCTCCATTATTTATCTCGGCCTCCAGTTTGCGGCTAATCAGACTTGGCACGCCGTGGTTCAGTACTGTATTTCGTATCATGGAGTCATATCTCTTCTGGTTCAAGAAGAGCTGTCGGCCGTGACGAAGCTGAGGATCCGTCTCGCCGTATTTATCGATATAAGGTGCCGGGGCGTAAGACCCAGACTGTCGAAAAAGGTACACTATTGAGCATTTTCGTACATTCAAGTATACTCCGATATTCTTTTGGCACCTTATTTTTCAAGTGTTAGCCTACCGCACGTATCATGGCTGTCAAATAGGTAGGTCCCGAGCTTACTTGCGCATATGCTGTTGAGCACCACCAATTCTCGTCGTCTCCCGACCGACAGTCTCCGGCTTTTGGCAACAGTTGCTCTGACTGCAAAAGATTTCACCGCAGAACAAGCAAATGACCGGATCTGTGAGGTCTTTACCGGTAGATGGACACCTTCTCCTGATCGACTCTTCAATTAGTGTGTCGTAAGTCTTCGGGAGACCAATCAGTTCGAAAATGCCTGGATGGCTGACCAGGGCAGATTGGCTCATGTCTCCATAACCATTTGGCCAAACAACCTGGTGCTTGATCCAGCCCGAAACCAGGTCGTACGTTGTCATTGGCCAACCACACGTAAAGGCGTTTTCCGTCATAGAGGCACACATTTCATCAAAACTGGGTAGGCGAAGAGCATCTGTGAGGCGATCAAGCTCGTCCGAATCCGCATCCTGACTTGACGAGATGTGGCTGTTGAAGTCGACACCGTACTTGACGTACAAGAACACGACACTTTTCCGCAAAAAGGTCAACGCATACTTCTTCACAAAAGTGTACCAGCTTTCCAAAGTATCCACGCCTGGCTGTTGGAAACCCTTATTCTCCCCCTCATTGTCGCTGGTCttgccaaagttggccaCCTCGAGTTCCATTCCGCATTTGGTGATTGCAAGCGCAAAGCTGGCAAAGTTGATCATGGCCGGATCCTGTGATTGCTTGCCAGCAAGGCCTTCTATCCACATGCTGAATGGAACGTTGCGCCCCATGTGAAACACAACCTTGACAAGTTCAGCCAGATAACACAGCCTGAGCATATGGAAAATTTCGGCGTTGTAGGCCGGTACAAGGCCATATGCGCATTCAACCAGGAAGGTGAATGGATCAAGGCTCAGCAAAGGTGGATAAGCGTCCAAAGGTCGAAGAACCGAAGTAGCTGCCAGCAGGTCCTGGGTTCCAACATATCGACACATAAATAACTGGCAGTGCTGTCTCTCACTGTCATTGGTGAATTCATCTTCAATACGATTGGGAACCCCGTCCGTGTGGCCTGCTCCAACAGCTATGTAGGACGAAGCAGTTTCCGAAAGAACTCGTAAGTGGACGAGTACTTGCTCCGGGATTTTATCCAATAACGTCATGCCTGGTtggacctcgacgccgcgtTGCTGTATTTCCACAGATGATATGGTGAAGCCGATGACTTGAACAAGAGTGTCGCTCGAGTAAAGCTCATCTCCTCCAGTAGCCTTGGCATCGATAGGGTGCCGAGTGTGCAGCCCATTCACTCGTAGAGTATCTCGAAGACGCCGATATGCTGCCTTCAAGTCTCCCAAAATTTGACTGTTGGGGCCAGCAGCCGCCAGAGAGTTACCTGGCTCTGGTATGCCAGCAGTAGAGAATGAGGAGCTCGCCGGGGTTCCAAGCACAGAAGACTGCGAGTCGGGGTCGTCTCTCCCCCATGAAATATCTGCATCCGGGTGCTGGTTTGCCAGAGTTTCAACCAGACTGCCTGGTACACTTGGCGTGTACATGTTCGGTGGGCTGGGTGAGTCGACCTCGGGGGCCTTACCCCCTTGCAGCCAATATGCCGAACCCATCTTCAGGTCAAGGAATTCTCCAAAAGATATTGACGGTTGCAAGTAGCTCGGGTACGATTCTTCCAACCCTTTCCATATGATGGGAAGAAATGCGTTGCCAAGAGCTTTACATAACGGGCACACAAATTCATTGCGCCTCGTGTCCTCGGGATGATGTCTTGCAATTTGATGCGTATGTCGGCGATTCGTTGCCTCGTAATACATTTCAAAGCATCGATAATGCATCATATGCCCACATCCGCTGGCAACCGGGCCAGGTCTGGACAGATTGGCCTTGAACCCTTTGCCAATGGTTTGGCGTTCAGCCAAAAAAGTCTCCCCATTTAAATTGAGCTTCTCAACCATTTTCCGATTCTCATGCGCGATTCCAAACGGCCGAATGTCTTCGGCAGATCGATCGAGGTTGCAAGGGGTTTGTGAGGCTTCTCTTACCAACTCGGGGTCTTGAAAGTCAGTTTGGCGGAGCACGCGGCTTTCATTGAGAAGGGCAAATGTGCCATAAAGCCTTCTATCATCTGCGTCCTCCTGGCACAAGATACAAGTCCCTGTTGGATACTTCCAATTATGCTTTCGGTCCTCAGATTGGCCCATTtcgtcctcatcttcatccaagtcAGAGCCCCAGTCAATTCCACCTTGGTTCTCCAGAAAATTTTTCTGCTGTTGTTGGAACTGTGCCATGACCTTGGCCTGACGGTTCAAGGCAGCCTTTTTCCGCCTTTCCCGCTCCTCTTCAGCAGAGTTGTTGGCCGGAGAGGCGGTGTCAACACGGTCTACCGAGATGCCAAGATTCACAAAAGAAATCTCGAATGCTTGCGGCCGCTTTTGCCTCAGTCTCCTCAAGACCAGAGCAATCTTGGGATGAACTGCTTTGAACTCGTCCTTGTTTGACATCAAAGTCAATAGTGAGACAATGGTTCGGGAATTGTTCGCTTCTGGCATGAAATTGCTGCGAGCCATGGTGGTGAGAGCAATTTGGACAAATGAGTTTGGCGGCTGTCCAATTGCTTCCGATTCATGGGACTTGTCCTCGAGAATGGCAATGAGAATCAGATGGAGGACGACTTGCAAGAACGTCTCTAACCGAGTAAATGGTACAGAAGGTGTAAATTTTTGGGCAACAAGAGGATACAAGAGTGAGTAGTAGATAATTTGGGCAAACATGCCAGTGCTGGTGAACTGCCCCAGGTTTTCAAACAAGCCTGATGGCACAGGCCGGTGCTTGGGTTCATAAACAATCTCTTCAATTGTCTTGCcagtcttcttggccatcttcttTCGATATGCCATCTCTGACTCCTCTCGCTGATTTTTGTTGTAGTGTGCAATATAAGGATCAATATCTTCGATGAATTCTTGACGCAATTCGAAAGTGCCTACGTCAGAAATGCCTTCGGGGGGTTTGAAAGTCGCCATTTCGTCCAAGACGCGATGGAAGTCCTCTTGTTCTTGATACTTCTCGGGCAACTTGCCACATATCTCGTTGAAGGATAGCGGTTTGAAGCACAAAACATGCGTGATGTCTCGTCGCATGGCGAGAATTCTTGAGTTTGGCTCATCATCAGGAGCAATAAGAGAAGTCCGATCGCTCAAGAGGACAATGAGAAGATGAATCATGTCCTCAACAATGTCAAGATGTTGCGCATCATCCTGAGCTTCAGACTTGAGCTCAAACAACCCCTTCACCCAGCCATCCATACCAAACCGGTCAATGATGGATGCAAGCACGCGGCCTGGATTGCACACAACCATCGCCGtctgaagaagaaaaatgtCTCGATGGTGCGTTACATCCCTCTGCCCTACACCTCGATATGTGCTAGCTTGGTGCCTCAAACTTATGCCATTTCGAACCCACATATTGGCTTTGATCTGCGCCAGCCAAGCACAAACCCGCAGAGGGAAGTCAAAGGCGGCCATAAGGTAGTCCTCGGGGTCATAGTCCTTTCTTGGGATCTGTGGCCGTCCCATCAATCTTGGCTTTGATCTCAGCTCTTGGCCAGTGAAGCTCATCAATGCTCGAATGCTGGATGCAGGCAGTGAGCGACCGCATTCGATGAGCCAAGACAAGGTGTAGTGCAAGGCATGGTGGAAGCTGATGGAATCTTTCTCAACAACAAATTTGACAACTTCGTAGGAAGCATTCTCTGTGTCAAACTCAAAGTCGGTTAGGGTCTTGAATTTCACCTCATCCTTGATCTCCCCTTGCTTGAACCTATGACGTTCTGCGCCTATGGAGTTCAAAATTACAGTCTTTGAGGTAAAACGAATGGCTCTCTGGAGATAGTGAATTTCATCAGGCGGACAGTCTCGGAATGCCTCGGCTAGGATTCTTGCTTGGAGATTGATTTGCCGTGTGACTAACGAAGCTGTTATCCAAGAGTCTGCTTCATACTCGACATGCTCAACCACTGCTCGCACGTTTGGTCCAATGCACTGGTGAAGCTTCACCAAGTCCAAAAACTGCATCAAATATCGAGGCTCGGATCTGACTCGCTCTTGGACGTGAGGAGATCCAAACAGGTATTTCAAGTCTTGGTAGAAATGGTACATTCGGCGATTGGTCACTGACCCGCTTTCGAACGCAAGGACGGCGTCGGGAGAAACATCCCACGGATGGCCAACTTGTCGAGTAGTCAAAAAGGTGTAAAGAATAGCTAGCAGGCTGCTCATGAAGTTTCCTCGCTCCACAACTTCAGCGGTTATCGATGGAGTTGTCAGCATCTGCAGCGACAGGTTGATAATAGAGTGATCCGGTTCCCTATCCCCAACCAGGTACAGTTGCGCTAATATTGTGTAAAGGCTGGCAAATCTCAAAGCCAAAACACGCTTGAATTCCGGCACTGATACCACTGTTGAGATATAAAGCGAGCGAAGGTCGATCCTGACCTTCTTCCACATCCGCAAGTcaaaaagaagcagccaaTCGAGGCGTACACGTTGGAACACGTCTTCAGCCGGGGGCACATTGTCTCGCTGTGTATAGACTTGTGGGGTTTCGATCCAGTACCTACCAGGTCGAGGGGCGGGCCTTTCTGTTTTCCCTGGAGTCTTGGGAATATCAACGTTTGCTTTGGCATAGACTGCGGGTGCAATCAAAGGATCAGCCGTATCGGAATCCGAGGGAGTACCATCCCGTTCTCGCCGTGCTGCCCTTGCTTGaactggcggcggcggcggcggaggtggaGGATAGCCTGCCATTGtggcctcgtcttcttccagcGCCTGATCCGATTGTGACCAGTTCATACCCAGATCGCCAACGTCTCCTCTGGCATCTACCATCAtgacatcgtcgtcctcatcctcgtcaccgcCCGCTACTGAGCTAGTGGGCGActggccatcgtcatcattgTCACCCATGTCTGCATCGTCATCCTGGTCcacgtcttcatctcctccgtcAACATTAATTTCAAGATTGCCACCAGGAGCAGCTGCAGCCTGTAGCGCCCTGATAAAGTGCACGTTGAGGCCGTGTATCCTGGTTTGTGACATTATATTCtgctcgtcttcatcttcgtcgtcaATAACGCCTGATGTGTGAGAAGCGTGGCTTCCCTGACGCCAGGTTTTCATCATCTCGTCGCAGACTGTTCGCCTAAGGATATTGTTGTCGTGCCCAATGGAGCAGCCGGAAATATCGCTCAGCCATTCAACAAGCGTGCCACACATTTGTTCACGGAATGTGTCTCGCGCCGACCTAATTGTAACTGTGACTCTGATAGCCTCCATGATCTTGGCCATTTGAAGCAGCATATCAATGTCGTTTAGATAGATCAAGATACTTCTCCCGACAGCATCAGTTTCCCAAGCatccttggcagcctccCGTCTGGTCTTCCTACATGCCCTAGCAATCTGATCCTGGACTTCTTGGACTGTGTGTTTCTCGTCATTCCACAGGATGAGGGCAAATTCGTCGCAGAATGTGGTCTCAGGACCGTAATAGACAGATGTCAGTCGCGACGCCTCCTCATCTTTCAAGATTGATTCTTTGGTTTTTGCCTGCCTCAGCTGTTCTGGGGAGCAGGAGATGACGTCGCAGATGTAGTCGAACACGCGACCGATGGTCATACGAAGGCTGCTCAGAAGGTCATCTGGCAGCCCGAcagcttctttgcctttgcccttggcctgCCCGGATTTCATGTCCGAATGTATAGTGCAAAACAATGGCGTCTTCCAAGCTTCGTCATCACCACAGTCGCAGCACCCACTGTTCCCAACAGACATTTGTATTCGAACCATGTGACCGGTATGATCTGTTGAGTCGTAGCACCGGACGCAGAGACAACACGTTTCGTCGGTTCCGCACGTCCGGCACATGTAGGTCGCCTCGCCAGGTTTGAAGATGTGTCCGCATCGCTTGCCACGGGCTGCTTCGGTGTATTCGGCGCCTTCGACGGCACCCTGGGCATCACCAAGCTTCAGGCTGTCGGAGGGCTTACCCTCGGGGAAAAGAAGTCGCATGTAGTCTTGATTGCCACCCGCCAGAGACCAAAACAAGCTCGTTAGAAGCTCCCGTgctgcatcttcatcgtAACGATTGCAAAACCGGGCAGGCAGGTCCGCCAAAAGCTGGCagagctgctgctcctgcgtAGACATTTCGGGTTCCATTCTCATGAGCTCATGATTTCCGCCGATCCGATCCAGACGGTACGCCCATAGACGTTGTGGAAGAGACGGTCCGGCGGCAAGGTGGGAGAGGTGGATGCTGGCAGCTCGCCAAGGTGCTTGCTGACAGTTATCAAAGATGACGGGTACTGATGCCCCATCAATAACAGTGGCGGGCAGGATGGAGAGGGCAAGTTCTATGCGAGAAAAATGGTGGCAACAAAGCACATGTGTACTGTCGAGCTATCGGAGGGCGATCCGCGTGGAGTTGATGTTCAAACGTTGCGTGGTGTGAAGAGCCGGGTGGCACTGGATTAGATTGATATTTTTACCCCTCTGTGTGCTCAAGGAACAGCTGGCGGTCTACGTTATGGCGTTGACGGCATTGGGAACACTAGTGCTCTGGGGTGCCAGCGGCGCGATACAGGCGCCTTGCACTCAGTGCTGCTATCTGGGcccccaacggcggcaattACAGGGCGGCCAACAGCTGTCGTACGACCCGGGCGCCTGTTGGCCAGTGTCCGGTGAAGTACCTGGGTAACCGCCAGGCACTTTAAACTGTACATGgcaaggtcaactggtacgaCTAAGAGCCATCGCCGACCAACGCCATGCAACGCGGATGATAGCAGTGCATGCTATTTGACCCAAAATAACAAGACGGTGTGTCCCATTTAGAAAATCTTGACCACGTCTCGCCTTCTCACGTCACGGCGCTTGCACTGTCGTACGGCTGTGCAAAGCCTCATATCCGATTCGCACGTGGCAAAACGTATTGCGCGAGCAAACGGTGATGCGTGAGATATCAACTCTATTGATTTGTGAATTGTACAAGTCTAGAGACACAGAGTCCCATGACTGCCTACCCATTTCCGCGGCCTTCAATTGTATATCGTGAACATAGTCTACTCGTCGTCCTCAGCAGTCTCCTCAACATACTTGCTTCGAATATCCTTCCATTGTCGCTGCCATTCCCACATTAGTCCAATACCACACCTGTTGCCATTCGCATATGAGGACTTACGCCGCGGTTGTGGTTGTCCCACCACTTGTTAACACCGTTATTGAAGCCGCTATAACGAGAGGTTAGTAATTGCCGAATTCCGGTACGCCATTTATCAGGGTGAGGTCCGTACACTTCGAATGCGAAGCCGGCAGTGAAGACAgccgccaacatggcgtAGTTCTTTCGGAAAAGAGCGCTGCAGCAAGTCGTGTTAGCTTCTCGGGGTCGTGGGAGTGGTCGTTCGGCTTCGATCGAGGGACTTGCCTATAGAACGAGTTGACGAGAGACTATCGGATGAGCGATTAGCTGCGATTGTCGGCAGAAGGGCGCGCGGTCAATTCGGAAGCTTACCATTGTGACGGCTTCGTGCGATTGAGCACTGGAGGATACGGTATCGGAAGGTGATGGGCCGCAAAGCTGTCGAGGGATGGATTTCCTTCGAGGTTTGGGGAGGCCGATTCGAAAAGGTGCCGGGGAAATTCGCGATGGACTGAGGCAGCCTTTGTCTGTTCTCGGATTGGCCAGCCCTCCTCCAGTGCGGGTCCTTCAAAACCGAGGTACTACAGCCTAGCAGCCGTGATGCAGGAACCAACTGTGCAAGCTGTTATGTCGTTTGGGGTGCAAGATGGTTTGTTATTTCTGAAGGCCAATCCTCCCAATTATTACCTATAGGTACTTATCTACCTAGTAGCTATTGTATATATTcaaaaagggggggaaataAGCGACGCGTAAATCCCTACTTCAAAACCTGGTGGCCAACGAGCAACTCTTATCTTATAATAGGTCAGACGTCTTAAAAGGAATAAGATTTTTCAAAATGTCTTCTAGTATTCTGATTCTATATTGAAATTTTTTCTTGACTCGATTGCGTCTGCCATTCTACTTCGTATCAAGCACATTATGCACTCACTCGCAAGCAGGTTTTGATTCTGATGTACTCAATCGACCAAGCACAAGGTTATGTGGGGTCACTGTTCAGGAATGTGACGACTTTCGCCCCGCGCCCAGTCGACACAACAGCTCATCTTCGAGTTCCTCGGTCACGGCAGCAAACACAACTTTTTGAGACGGACAGCTAGGTGTCGTCCGTTCAATCTTACAACCAGTTCTTCCCGTAGATCTCTGACGCCATTTTCTCTACCCAACCCACCTGCCTAGGCCTTCTGAATTCTAACACTTTTGTCACAAGCCCTGCGGCTGAGCTGTTTGCGATGCCTTCGcaggccaccaccaccaacgcGGGAATTGTTACGGACGAGAGCAGCGGACAGCGCCACATCCCCGAATCCCTCCGCGCTGATGGAACTACCCGAAAAGCCATCAAGATCCGACCTGGCTATCGTCCACCAGAGGATGTCGAGGTTTACAAAAACCGAACTGCTGAAGCCTTTCGGGAGCGAGGTCGAAGAATAGGGATTCCTGGAGCCGCAGGCATAGAGGAGGAGCAGTCAGATAAAAATTCTTCAGCAGCCGGCAACAAAAACGCAAAGCGGAGAGAAGCTCGCAAGCGGGCCAAAGCAGCTgcggacgacgacgtcgcaAGCGAAACCAAGCCGACAACCGTGGAGACACCAAAGGCTGAAGAGGTCGATCCGGAGGTAGAGCGAGAGAAAAAGTCCCGTAACCTTAAGAAGAAGTTGAAACAGGCCAAGGAGCTCAGGAACAAGAAGGAAGGTGGAGAGGCGCTGCTACCTGAGCAGATTGCCAAGGTGATCAAGATCAATGAGCTCATTCGCGAATTGGATGCGCTGGGTTTTGATGCGGAGGGTGAGCCCAAGTCGAACAATGTGGTCAAGACGACAGAGGAGGACTGAGTTGGTAGGGTCTATGGAAACGGCTTTATTTGACATGATGATTGATTCATGATACGAGAAGCAACGGATGGGACGATCATGTTTAACAGACATGCTTGTGGACTACATGCAAGATGAGTTGCGGCGACCTTGAGAGCCCCAACCACTGCGGCGTTGT
Proteins encoded:
- the rsc7_1 gene encoding Chromatin structure-remodeling complex subunit rsc7 translates to MAPRTRIRLRLTRSLNTAESTPKGFADAEDEPMVDAAVADEGSEHEEPPAQDDDDDDQEETRLASDHEEAAATKEGEEEGDEAKEPSPPPQPVIRRKRLGRPPKNKPPDWDPMITVTEDTPRRRGRGGWRGRGGRKGGPAAPKAEQVIDAEGTVAEIVNDECVLPEDPEGETKVDKLGNLEGGRDYRCRTFTVLGRGNRLYMLSTEPARCVGFRDSYLFFTKHRKLHKIIVDDDEKRDMIERDIIPHSYKGRSIGVVTARSVFREFGARIIIGGKRIIDDYNVAQLREEGAVEGQLADPDDHFVPGEYNKNQYVAWHGASAVYHTNVPSVPVPNGKPEYKKRKVNVNDQNWMLEHAREASIFNAGINAIRKFNNAGVYDIHTNMLQYPAIMQPTRVRIEQVSPDEEAASKGSVKFPPVPLRMARNFLVMDTYCEGAPRNDASVRPNSEMPAEFVASFNGLVSVSDEIKDLLPAECRKAFDEALEAEVDFQSRWGTEKEKMSRRDPIIDKAIVPYSMS
- the ubr1 gene encoding E3 ubiquitin-protein ligase ubr1 translates to MSTQEQQLCQLLADLPARFCNRYDEDAARELLTSLFWSLAGGNQDYMRLLFPEGKPSDSLKLGDAQGAVEGAEYTEAARGKRCGHIFKPGEATYMCRTCGTDETCCLCVRCYDSTDHTGHMVRIQMSVGNSGCCDCGDDEAWKTPLFCTIHSDMKSGQAKGKGKEAVGLPDDLLSSLRMTIGRVFDYICDVISCSPEQLRQAKTKESILKDEEASRLTSVYYGPETTFCDEFALILWNDEKHTVQEVQDQIARACRKTRREAAKDAWETDAVGRSILIYLNDIDMLLQMAKIMEAIRVTVTIRSARDTFREQMCGTLVEWLSDISGCSIGHDNNILRRTVCDEMMKTWRQGSHASHTSGVIDDEDEDEQNIMSQTRIHGLNVHFIRALQAAAAPGGNLEINVDGGDEDVDQDDDADMGDNDDDGQSPTSSVAGGDEDEDDDVMMVDARGDVGDLGMNWSQSDQALEEDEATMAGYPPPPPPPPPVQARAARRERDGTPSDSDTADPLIAPAVYAKANVDIPKTPGKTERPAPRPGRYWIETPQVYTQRDNVPPAEDVFQRVRLDWLLLFDLRMWKKVRIDLRSLYISTVVSVPEFKRVLALRFASLYTILAQLYLVGDREPDHSIINLSLQMLTTPSITAEVVERGNFMSSLLAILYTFLTTRQVGHPWDVSPDAVLAFESGSVTNRRMYHFYQDLKYLFGSPHVQERVRSEPRYLMQFLDLVKLHQCIGPNVRAVVEHVEYEADSWITASLVTRQINLQARILAEAFRDCPPDEIHYLQRAIRFTSKTVILNSIGAERHRFKQGEIKDEVKFKTLTDFEFDTENASYEVVKFVVEKDSISFHHALHYTLSWLIECGRSLPASSIRALMSFTGQELRSKPRLMGRPQIPRKDYDPEDYLMAAFDFPLRVCAWLAQIKANMWVRNGISLRHQASTYRGVGQRDVTHHRDIFLLQTAMVVCNPGRVLASIIDRFGMDGWVKGLFELKSEAQDDAQHLDIVEDMIHLLIVLLSDRTSLIAPDDEPNSRILAMRRDITHVLCFKPLSFNEICGKLPEKYQEQEDFHRVLDEMATFKPPEGISDVGTFELRQEFIEDIDPYIAHYNKNQREESEMAYRKKMAKKTGKTIEEIVYEPKHRPVPSGLFENLGQFTSTGMFAQIIYYSLLYPLVAQKFTPSVPFTRLETFLQVVLHLILIAILEDKSHESEAIGQPPNSFVQIALTTMARSNFMPEANNSRTIVSLLTLMSNKDEFKAVHPKIALVLRRLRQKRPQAFEISFVNLGISVDRVDTASPANNSAEEERERRKKAALNRQAKVMAQFQQQQKNFLENQGGIDWGSDLDEDEDEMGQSEDRKHNWKYPTGTCILCQEDADDRRLYGTFALLNESRVLRQTDFQDPELVREASQTPCNLDRSAEDIRPFGIAHENRKMVEKLNLNGETFLAERQTIGKGFKANLSRPGPVASGCGHMMHYRCFEMYYEATNRRHTHQIARHHPEDTRRNEFVCPLCKALGNAFLPIIWKGLEESYPSYLQPSISFGEFLDLKMGSAYWLQGGKAPEVDSPSPPNMYTPSVPGSLVETLANQHPDADISWGRDDPDSQSSVLGTPASSSFSTAGIPEPGNSLAAAGPNSQILGDLKAAYRRLRDTLRVNGLHTRHPIDAKATGGDELYSSDTLVQVIGFTISSVEIQQRGVEVQPGMTLLDKIPEQVLVHLRVLSETASSYIAVGAGHTDGVPNRIEDEFTNDSERQHCQLFMCRYVGTQDLLAATSVLRPLDAYPPLLSLDPFTFLVECAYGLVPAYNAEIFHMLRLCYLAELVKVVFHMGRNVPFSMWIEGLAGKQSQDPAMINFASFALAITKCGMELEVANFGKTSDNEGENKGFQQPGVDTLESWYTFVKKYALTFLRKSVVFLYVKYGVDFNSHISSSQDADSDELDRLTDALRLPSFDEMCASMTENAFTCGWPMTTYDLVSGWIKHQVVWPNGYGDMSQSALVSHPGIFELIGLPKTYDTLIEESIRRRCPSTGKDLTDPVICLFCGEIFCSQSNCCQKPETVGRETTRIGGAQQHMRKCQKNIGVYLNVRKCSIVYLFRQSGSYAPAPYIDKYGETDPQLRHGRQLFLNQKRYDSMIRNTVLNHGVPSLISRKLEAEINNGGWDTL